From one Lycium ferocissimum isolate CSIRO_LF1 chromosome 5, AGI_CSIRO_Lferr_CH_V1, whole genome shotgun sequence genomic stretch:
- the LOC132055581 gene encoding coiled-coil domain-containing protein SCD2-like isoform X1: MDRRRTGSPVYARQWSGGSSSTGSSSPVGSPAHPRARLPPTATGMSTIKRTQNVAAKAAAQRLAQVMASSNNRLDDDDDDDDDDDLGFRNHRSSNSNSNNKSSGLSAISLAKPNRSPSPSLGRNFMDHTPSVRSSSTGRSSSMSVRTSAATTTTGAIAPPSRSTLRTPVSIPPVEPPSNRLREKRFTPELGRIDLKDSGNEHEASALRDELDMLQEENDVILDKLRRTEEQREESEARVRLLEQQVAALGEGVSLEAKLLSRKQEALRQREAALKAAQQTKDGRDDEITILRTEIENLKDDTANAMEQLQEAESEAKALRTMTQRMILTHEEMEEVVLKRCWLSRYWGLAVQYGICADIAGTKHEHWSSFAPLPFEVVISAGQKAREESWSGGDDSDRSKRARDISDLSGEGNIESMLSVEMALRELASLKVEDAVILALAQHRRSNVVRQSSDPKSSADPKLMEAYELSQEESEDVLFKEAWLTYFWRRAKVHCVEEDIAEERLQVWIGRSGQTPTTHDAVDVERGLIELRKLGIEQQLWEASRKEIDRPDNGKMTAESETSP, translated from the exons ATGGATCGGCGGCGTACGGGAAGTCCGGTGTACGCGCGTCAATGGAGTGGAGGATCAAGCAGTACAGGTTCATCTTCACCAGTAGGATCACCAGCTCATCCACGTGCTCGATTACCACCTACTGCTACAGGCATGTCTACTATAAAGAGAACTCAAAACGTCGCCGCTAAAGCTGCTGCTCAGCGTTTAGCACAAGTTATGGCTTCTTCGAATAATagacttgatgatgatgatgacgatgatgatgatgatgatctagGGTTTCGGAACCATCGGAGTAGTAATAGTAATAGCAATAACAAGAGTAGTGGTTTGTCTGCTATTTCATTAGCTAAGCCTAATAGATCTCCTTCTCCCTCG TTAGGTCGGAACTTTATGGATCACACTCCTTCAGTTCGTTCATCGTCTACTGGAAGATCCTCCTCGATGTCTGTTCGTACATCAgctgcaacaacaacaactggAGCAATAGCGCCACCAAGTAGGTCAACGTTGAGAACTCCAGTTTCCATACCGCCAGTAGAACCTCCTAGTAATCGCTTGAGAGAGAAAAG GTTCACACCAGAATTAGGACGCATTGATTTGAAGGATTCAGGAAATGAGCACGAAGCTTCTGCGCTTCGTGATGAG CTTGATATGCTTCAAGAAGAAAACGATGTTATTTTAGATAAG CTACGTCGTACAGAAGAACAACGTGAAGAATCTGAAGCTAGGGTTCGTTTGTTGGAGCAACAG GTTGCTGCTCTTGGAGAAGGAGTATCACTTGAAGCCAAATTATTAAGCAG GAAGCAAGAAGCACTTCGCCAGAGAGAG GCTGCTCTTAAAGCTGCACAGCAAACTAAGGATGGAAGAGATGATGAAATTACGATACTTCGTACAGAAATTGAA AACTTGAAGGACGACACTGCAAATGCAATGGAACAGCTTCAGGAAGCTGAATCTGAAGCAAAAGCTCTTCGAACGATGACACAGAGGATGATTTTGACCCATGAAGAGATG GAGGAGGTGGTTCTAAAGAGATGTTGGCTTTCTCGATACTGGGGCCTAGCTGTACAATATG GTATCTGTGCAGATATAGCAGGGACGAAGCATGAACACTGGTCATCTTTTGCACCTCTTccatttgaagttgtgatttcTGCTGGGCAGAAGGCCAGGGAGGAATCCTGGAGTG GTGGTGATGATTCTGATCGGAGCAAACGTGCTCGTGACATTAGTGACTTATCTGGAGAGGGAAATATTGAGAGTATGCTGTCAGTTGAGATGGCTCTAAGAGAATTAGCTTCCCTCAAG GTTGAGGATGCTGTTATTCTTGCATTGGCACAGCATCGGCGCTCAAATGTAGTCCGGCAGTCCTCTG ATCCTAAATCATCTGCTGACCCCAAGTTGATGGAAGCATATG AGTTAAGCCAAGAGGAGTCGGAAGATGTTCTTTTCAAGGAG GCTTGGCTTACATACTTTTGGAGGAGAGCCAAAGTGCATTGTGTAGAAGAAGATATTGCAGAAGAGAGGCTTCAGGTCTGGATTGGCCGTAGTGGACAGACACCAACCACTCATGATGCAGTTGATG TTGAAAGAGGTTTAATAGAATTGAGGAAGCTGGGGATAGAACAGCAACTGTGGGAAGCTTCTCGTAAAGAAATTGACCGACCAGATAATGGCAAAATGACCGCGGAGTCAGAGACATCTCCGTGA
- the LOC132055583 gene encoding serine carboxypeptidase-like 45: MDLQISKAMAMAIFLSLLYAFVGIVSALPHPDKIIKLPGQPQVGFQQFSGYVTVDDKKQRSLFYYFVEAETDPASKPLVLWLNGGPGCSSLGVGAFSEHGPFRPRGQVLVKNEHSWNKEANMLYLESPIGVGFSYSANTSSYETVNDEVTARDNVVFLLRWFHKFPQYSKSNLFLTGESYAGHYIPQLAKLMMAFNKKQKLFNLKGVALGNPVLEFATDFNSRAEYFWSHGLISEPTYRTFSSGCNYSRYVSEYYRDSVSPICSRVMRLVSRETSKFVDKYDITLDVCISSVLSQSKIISPQENAEKLDVCVEDEVVNYLNRKDVRRALHAELVGVRRWAVCSSVLDYQLLDIEIPTISIIGMLVKERIPVLIYSGDQDSVVPLIGSRETVHQLASQMRLNTTVPYRVWFAGQQVGGWTHVYDNMLSFATIRGASHEAPFSQPERSLVLFKSFLQGRPLPEVF, translated from the exons aTGGATTTGCAGATTTCAAAAGCAATGGCTATGgctatttttctctctcttctttatgCTTTTGTAGGAATTGTGTCTGCATTGCCTCATCCAGACAAGATCATTAAATTGCCTGGACAACCTCAAGTGGGGTTTCAACAGTTTTCAGGATATGTTACTGTAGATGATAAGAAGCAAAGATCTCTCTTTTACTACTTTGTTGAAGCTGAAACAGATCCAGCTTCAAAGCCTTTAGTTTTGTGGTTGAATGGAG gacCTGGATGTTCTTCACTTGGGGTTGGTGCATTTTCTGAACACGGGCCGTTTAGACCACGAGGACAAGTTCTTGTTAAGAATGAACACAGCTGGAACAAAG AGGCAAACATGTTGTATTTGGAGAGTCCAATTGGAGTTGGATTCTCTTATTCTGCTAATACTTCTTCATATGAGACAGTAAATGATGAAGTAACAG CCAGGGATAATGTTGTATTCTTGCTACGCTGGTTCCATAAATTCCCACAGTATAGCAAAAGCAATTTGTTTTTAACTGGTGAAAGTTATGCAG gACATTATATACCTCAACTAGCAAAGCTCATGATGGCATTTAACAAGAAACAGAAGCTGTTCAATCTAAAAGGAGTTGCA CTAGGAAATCCGGTTCTGGAATTCGCTACTGACTTTAATTCGAGGGCAGAATACTTCTGGTCTCATGGTCTAATATCAGAACCTACATACAGAACGTTTAGTTCTGGTTGTAATTATTCTCGATATGTTAGTGAGTACTACAGGGACTCTGTATCACCAATTTGTTCGAGAGTTATGAGACTAGTTAGTAGAGAAACCAGTAAGTTTGTGGACAAGTATGATATTACCCTTGATGTCTGTATTTCCTCTGTGCTCTCCCAATCCAAGATTATAAGTCCCCAA GAAAACGCCGAGAAGTTAGATGTATGTGTGGAAGATGAAGTTGTCAATTACTTGAACCGAAAAGATGTGAGAAGGGCCCTTCATGCCGAGCTTGTTGGAGTGCGCAGATGGGCTGTTTGCAGCAG CGTTCTGGACTATCAACTGCTTGACATAGAGATACCAACCATCTCCATAATAGGAATGCTTGTCAAAGAAAGAATTCCAGTCTTAATATACAG TGGTGATCAAGATTCTGTTGTTCCACTGATTGGAAGCCGAGAAACTGTTCATCAACTAGCAAGCCAGATGCGGCTGAACACAACTGTCCCCTATAGAGTTTGGTTTGCAGGACAGCAG GTTGGTGGATGGACACATGTTTATGACAATATGCTCTCCTTTGCAACCATTAGAGGTGCTTCACATGAGGCTCCTTTCTCACAGCCAGAGAGATCACTTGTGCTGTTCAAGTCATTTCTTCAAGGCAGGCCACTCCCTGAAGTTTTCTGA
- the LOC132055581 gene encoding coiled-coil domain-containing protein SCD2-like isoform X2, with translation MDHTPSVRSSSTGRSSSMSVRTSAATTTTGAIAPPSRSTLRTPVSIPPVEPPSNRLREKRFTPELGRIDLKDSGNEHEASALRDELDMLQEENDVILDKLRRTEEQREESEARVRLLEQQVAALGEGVSLEAKLLSRKQEALRQREAALKAAQQTKDGRDDEITILRTEIENLKDDTANAMEQLQEAESEAKALRTMTQRMILTHEEMEEVVLKRCWLSRYWGLAVQYGICADIAGTKHEHWSSFAPLPFEVVISAGQKAREESWSGGDDSDRSKRARDISDLSGEGNIESMLSVEMALRELASLKVEDAVILALAQHRRSNVVRQSSDPKSSADPKLMEAYELSQEESEDVLFKEAWLTYFWRRAKVHCVEEDIAEERLQVWIGRSGQTPTTHDAVDVERGLIELRKLGIEQQLWEASRKEIDRPDNGKMTAESETSP, from the exons ATGGATCACACTCCTTCAGTTCGTTCATCGTCTACTGGAAGATCCTCCTCGATGTCTGTTCGTACATCAgctgcaacaacaacaactggAGCAATAGCGCCACCAAGTAGGTCAACGTTGAGAACTCCAGTTTCCATACCGCCAGTAGAACCTCCTAGTAATCGCTTGAGAGAGAAAAG GTTCACACCAGAATTAGGACGCATTGATTTGAAGGATTCAGGAAATGAGCACGAAGCTTCTGCGCTTCGTGATGAG CTTGATATGCTTCAAGAAGAAAACGATGTTATTTTAGATAAG CTACGTCGTACAGAAGAACAACGTGAAGAATCTGAAGCTAGGGTTCGTTTGTTGGAGCAACAG GTTGCTGCTCTTGGAGAAGGAGTATCACTTGAAGCCAAATTATTAAGCAG GAAGCAAGAAGCACTTCGCCAGAGAGAG GCTGCTCTTAAAGCTGCACAGCAAACTAAGGATGGAAGAGATGATGAAATTACGATACTTCGTACAGAAATTGAA AACTTGAAGGACGACACTGCAAATGCAATGGAACAGCTTCAGGAAGCTGAATCTGAAGCAAAAGCTCTTCGAACGATGACACAGAGGATGATTTTGACCCATGAAGAGATG GAGGAGGTGGTTCTAAAGAGATGTTGGCTTTCTCGATACTGGGGCCTAGCTGTACAATATG GTATCTGTGCAGATATAGCAGGGACGAAGCATGAACACTGGTCATCTTTTGCACCTCTTccatttgaagttgtgatttcTGCTGGGCAGAAGGCCAGGGAGGAATCCTGGAGTG GTGGTGATGATTCTGATCGGAGCAAACGTGCTCGTGACATTAGTGACTTATCTGGAGAGGGAAATATTGAGAGTATGCTGTCAGTTGAGATGGCTCTAAGAGAATTAGCTTCCCTCAAG GTTGAGGATGCTGTTATTCTTGCATTGGCACAGCATCGGCGCTCAAATGTAGTCCGGCAGTCCTCTG ATCCTAAATCATCTGCTGACCCCAAGTTGATGGAAGCATATG AGTTAAGCCAAGAGGAGTCGGAAGATGTTCTTTTCAAGGAG GCTTGGCTTACATACTTTTGGAGGAGAGCCAAAGTGCATTGTGTAGAAGAAGATATTGCAGAAGAGAGGCTTCAGGTCTGGATTGGCCGTAGTGGACAGACACCAACCACTCATGATGCAGTTGATG TTGAAAGAGGTTTAATAGAATTGAGGAAGCTGGGGATAGAACAGCAACTGTGGGAAGCTTCTCGTAAAGAAATTGACCGACCAGATAATGGCAAAATGACCGCGGAGTCAGAGACATCTCCGTGA